The sequence below is a genomic window from Lelliottia sp. JS-SCA-14.
CGCCGCGATGAGCTGCGCTTTAGTCAGCATGAAGACGCCTTCGCCACCGTTGTCGAATTCAAGCCAGGTGAACGGCACGTCCGGGTACTGCTCCATCAGATGTACCATGCTGTTACCGACTTCACAAATCAGAATGCCGTTGTCGGTCAGATAATCCGGCGCGCAGGCCAGGATGCGGCGCGTCAGCTTCAGGCCGTCTGAGCCGGACGCCAGGCCGAGTTCCGGTTCGTGGCGATATTCGTTCGGCAGATCGGACATATCTTCCGCGTCAACGTACGGCGGGTTGGTGACGATCAGGTCGTATTGCAGTTTTGGCAGGTCGCGGAACAGGTCAGAGCGGATCGGCGTCACGTGGTGAATCAGACCGTGCTCTTCGATGTTGTGTTCGGTGACGGCCAGCGCATCGGTGGAGATATCCACCGCGTCGACTTCCGCTTCCGGGAAGGCGTACGCACAGGCAATCGCGATGCAGCCGCTGCCGGTACACATATCCAGAATGTGCTGCGGCTGATGGTCGATCAGGCCCGCAAAGTGATTATTGATCAGCTCACCAATTGGGGAGCGCGGCACCAGCACGCGCTCATCAACGTAGAATTCGTGGCCGCAGAACCAGGCTTTATTGGTCAGATAAGCGACCGGGATGCGCTCGTTAACGCGGCGGATCACGCGCTCAACGATGCGGTGTTTCTCGCTGGAGGTCAGACGCGCGGTGCGCATGTCTTCCGGGATATCCAGCGGCAGATACAGGGATGGCAGCACCAGTTGAACCGCCTCGTCCCATGGGTTGTCCGTCCCGTGCCCGTACCAGATATTGGCGGCGCTGAAGCGGCTGACGGACCAACGCAACATGTCCTGAATGGTATGCAGTTCGTTTACTGCTTCATCGACAAATATTTTATCCATTATTCTCTCCAGGGCATGCTTGCATAATTTTCGGCGGCTAGTTTGCCATGAAGACGTCGATAAATCAGCATTGTGACGGGGTGAGATGGGTGAAAAAATGCGTTTTGCTTGCGCCTCCCTCAGGTAAACTAAGGGAAATAAGAGATGAGACGGACTAATGAAAAAGAAAATGCCGCTTAGCGAGGAGGATCAGACGCTCTTTCGCCAGCTGATGAGCGGGACGCGCAAAATCACGCAGGACACCATTGTCCATCGACCGATCCGCAAAAAAGTCAGCGAAGTCCCGGTGAAACGGCTGCTGCAGGAACAGGCCGATAACAGCCACTATTTTTCAGACGAATTTCAGCCGCTGCTGAACACGCAGGGCGCGGTGAAATATGTGCGGGAAGATGTCAGCCATTTTGAGCTGAAAAAGTTACGTCGCGGGGATTATTCGCCGGAGCTGTTTCTCGATCTGCACGGTCTGACGCAGATGCAGGCGAAGCAGGAACTGGGCGCGCTGATTGCGGCCTGTCGTCGCGAGCACGTGTTTTGCACCTGTGTGATGCACGGCCACGGAAAGCATATTCTCAAACAACAAACGCCGCTGTGGCTGGCTCAGCATCCACACGTGATGGCTTTTCATCAGGCGCCAAAAGAGTACGGCGGAGATGCCGCGCTGCTGGTGTTGATTGAAGTGGAAGAGTGGCAGCCACCGGAGCTGCCCTGACAGGCAGGCGGGTGGCACAGGCTACCCGCCAGATCATTCGTCACATCAGATAGCTTTTGCCATCTTCAGATTGCACGGACTCATTTGCCAGTTGAATACCCCTTTGCCGGCGTCGTCGAGGGTGACGTTGGCAATCGCGGAGGTGGTGAACATCGGAGGCGTTTCGCCAGGGCAGAGTTCAGACACCAGGTAGCCGACCAGCGGCAGATGGGAAATCACCAGTGCAGAAGAGACACCTTCGTTGCTCAGCGCCTGAAGATACGCGCTGACAAGACCCACATCCCCACAGGGTGTTAGCTCGGGAAGAACATCGACGCTTTTCGGCAGGTTCATACACTCCCCCACCACATCCAGCGTCTGTTCGGCCCGCAGGAACGGACTCACCAGCACACGATCGATATCCACTTTTTGGCCTTTGAGCCAGGTCGCCATTTGACGGGATTCGTCACAGCCACAGGTTGTCAAAGGACGAACAGAGTCACTGGCAGCATCGAGTGCCGCGTCGCCGTGACGCATGATAAAAACTTGCATATTGCACCGCTTTTGTTAACCAGGATCACCGGCGTTGACTACCCGCGAAAACAGCTAAAAGGTAGAAAACCCGATGGCCGGGCATTGTGCCTGATCCATCTGATGAATGAAACGCTGTTTTTTACCTTAATGGCGTAAGTATAGTCAATATCTGTTTACAAATTCGCCAAAACAGGTTCATTCACCACTGGATATACTCTTGTTGGACCTTAAGTTACGAGGTCAGTTTCCTCTGTCGGCCAAAAGTGCAGGTTATTTTCTGCCATCCGCACTAAAGGTTCGCACGGGCTAAACCGTGGACCATAAAGCGATGCCAGACGCTGCAATATTGCCACCACTTCACCCGCGCCCAGACTATCCATATAGCGGAACGGGCCACCCAGGAAAGGTGGAAAACCGATGCCAAACACGGCGCCAATATCGCCGTCTCGCGCACTTTTAACGACCTGCTCGTCATAACAGCGAGCCGCTTCGTTGAGCATCATCATGACGCAGCGCTCAGCGCACTGCTGCGCTGATAGTTTCCCCTGGCCGGAAGCCTGAATAAGCCCATAAACCGAGGGGTCGACCTGTTTCTTGCTTTTACGCCCTTTAACTGCGTAAAGATAGAAGCCACGTCCATTTTTTCTGCCTTTGCGATCGTCGTTCAAGATCACAGAAACAATGTTTGCAGGTGGGCTAAAACGTTCTCCATAAGCAGCTTCCAGCACAGGTATAATTTTAGTGCCTGTGTCTATTCCAACCTCATCCAAAAGTTGGATTGGCCCCACCGGAAAACCAAACTTCACTAAGGCTTCGTCGATATGATCGATTTTCTCGCCTTCGGTCAGGAGGCGCATCGCCTCGTTGATATAAGGCGCAAGGATCCGGTTGACGTAAAACCCGGCTTTGTCCGCCACCACAATCGGCGTTTTGCCCTGCCGTTTAGCCAGCTTGACTACCGTAGCCACCGTTTGTGCGCTGGTTGACGCATGCGGAATGACCTCCACCAGCGGCATTTTTTCCACTGGACTAAAGAAGTGCAGACCGATGACCTGCTCAGGCCGCGCGGCTTTGGCCGCAATATCACCAATCGGCAGTGACGAGGTATTCGAGGCAAAAATGGTGTGCGGCGCGCAGTGCTGTTCAACTTCGGCGACCATCTGCTGTTTCAGCGCCAAATCTTCAAACACAGCTTCAATCACCACATCGCGATGCTGAAAACCGCTGTAGTCGGTGGTCCCTGAAATCAGCGCCAGCTCTCTGTCGCGCTCACTGGCTTTGATATGGCGGCGTTTGACCTTTTGATCAAGGAGCTGCCAGCTGTATTGCAGAGCGTGGTTAATGCCTTTCGGATTGATGTCTTTGATTCGCACAGGCAATTTGCCTTTGCTGGCCGTGACAAAAGCGATGCCGCCGCCCATCAATCCCCCGCCCAGCACACCAACAGAGTTGAGAGGTGCCGGTGAGGCCTCGCTTCCGGGATCTTTTTTCACGTCGGTGCTGGCGAAGAAGATGCTGCGCAGCGACTTCGACTGAGGCGTCATCGCCAGCTCACCAAAGGCTTTAGCTTCCGCCGCATAGCCGCTGCTGCTCCCCTGCGACAGACCGGTTTCAATCACCTCAAGAATGCGCCTGGTCGCCGGGTAGTTGCCTTTGGTCTTTTGTTCGGTTTTTTTTCCGACTATATTAAAGAGCAAAGCGCGCCCGAGCGGCCCCGCGAGAACCCGCTCGCGGACCGGCAGGTGTCGACTGGCCTGACGCCCTTTTAACGCCAGCTCAACGGCCGCTTCCAGCAGAATGGAATGAGGAACCACTTCATCCACCAGCCCGGCCTTTAATGCCTGACGAGGGCGAAGCTGTTTACCGGTCAAAATCATCTCCAGCGCGGTACTTACGCCAATCAGGCGCGGCAATCGCTGGGTTCCACCCGAGCCGGGTAACAGCCCCAGCTGCACTTCCGGCAGACCGAGGACGGTTTTCGCATCATCCGTACAGATACGGCTGTGACACGCCAGCGCCAGCTCCAGGCCGCCGCCGAGACAAGCGCCGTGGATCGCGGCGATCGCCGGGATCGGCAAGGCGTGGATCTCCGCCATGATCTGTTGTCCCTGACGGGCAAGCTGCTCCGCCTCCTGCGCACTGCTGGCGCGGGCGATCATGTTGATATCGGCACCGGCGATAAAATTATCGGGCTTGGCGGAGATAAAAATCAGCCCGCGAATCTCTTTGTTTTCGCGGATCTGCTTGAGGATCGCGCGCACCTGAACGCCGAACTCGGCTTTCAGGGTATTCATCTTCTCGCCCGGTACGTCGATGGTGACGACGGCAATATTATCCAGACGGACCTTCAGGTCAAAAGCGGAAGTCGTTTCCATTATTCAGCCTCCAGAACCATCGCCGCACCCAGGCCGCCCGCCGCACAGGCGGTGACCAGACCAAAACCGCCGCCGCGACGGCGAAGTTCGTGTAGCGTTTGCGTAATCATGCGTGCGCCGGTGGCGGCAAACGGGTGGCCGTAGGCGATGGAGCCGCCCAGCACGTTAAATTTGCTCTCATCCACCTCTCCGGTGGCATGGGCGCGGCCCAGTACATCGCGGGCAAAGCGTTCGCTACCTAGCAGCTGCAGGTTAGCCAGCGTTTGTGCCGCAAAGGCTTCATGCATGTCGATCAGTGTTAAATCGGCCATCGTTAATCCAGCGCGTTCGAGCGCCAGCGGCGTGGACCACGCCGGACCGAGCAGCATGTCCTGCCAGACGTCGATGGCGGTGAAGGCGTAGCTGCGCAGATAGCCCAGCGGGACCAGCCCCAGCTCTTTGGCGCGGGACTCGGTCATCAGGATCACCGCCGCCGCGCCGTCGGTCAGAGGCGTGCTGTTCGCCGCCGTGACGGTGCCGTGTTTGCGGTCAAACGCCGGGCGTAATTTTGCATAATCCGCCAGCGTCGAATTGCCACGAATGTTGTTATCTTCGGCGAGAGGCTCACGGAACGGCGGGATATAGGCCGTCATGACTTCGTCGGCAAGTTTGCCCTCTGACCACGCCAGCGCCGCGCGCTGATGGGAGCGATGGGCCAGGGCATCCTGCTGCTCACGGGTAATGCCATAGGTTTTCGCCATCTGCTCCGCGGTGTCGCCCATCCGCAGGCCGGTGGAGTATTCCGCAACCGCAGGTGGGACGGGCGCGAGATCGCGCAGGCGAAGACGAGAAAAGAGTTTGAGACGCTGCCCCATGGTGCGGGCTTTGTTGACGTCCACCAGCACGCGGGCCAGCTTTTTGCTGACGCCAATCGGCAGAACAGACGAAGAATCGGCCCCGCCCGCAATGCCCGCGCGAATGGTGCCGGTGATCAGGCTTTCCGCCACGTTAGCGACGGCCTGGAAGCTGGTCGCACAGGCACGGCTGACGCTGTAGGCGTCCGTATGGACGTTCATTCCGGTGCCGAGCACAATTTCGCGGGCGATGTTGGGCGCTTCAGGCATCTGAACCACCTGCCCAAAGACCAGCTGTTCAATGACCTCAGGGGGTATTTCGCTGCGTGCCAGCATCTCCCCCACTACCATTTTCCCCAGATCGACAGCCGGTATTCCGTGAAATGCCGTCGCCTGACGTGCAAACGGAGTACGCAATCCACTGACAATGGCAATGCGATCACCCTGACGGGTGACGAGCGGTAATGCCTGACTCATAACAGTCCCCTGTAAATAACCTGATGCGCAAAGTGGTCTGACCTGATAACAGTTTTAACCATATTTTTACATTGAGCCAATCGGGGAAGCGAAAAATTGCGAGGTAAGACACAGAGAAGAAAAGAAAATGCCCCTGCGCAGGCAGGGGCATTTGAGGTGTTTTTTGTCGGGTGGCGCTTCGCTAACCCGACCTACAATTTCGTAGGCCGGGTAAGGCGAAGCCGCCCCCCGGCATATTTACGGAAAAATTAACGCAACCCGAGCTGGAAGATCAGTGTTTCAGCTTCACACGCAAAAACGAAATCGATGTCGAGCTTCACGCCACCGTCCACTTCTGTGAGGGAAGATTTGATTTCACACGGATCGGATTCCACGTCGCGCGCGCGTTTGGTCAACGCGGTCAGGGTCTCTTCAGCATCCGAACGTTTGCTAAATACACGGCTGTAAGACGCGGTGCAATCGGTGTTATCCATGATGGTACCGACATCCATACAGCAGCAAACCGGGGTTTCATCAGCACTGCATTTACTCATAGCTCAAGTTCCTCTGCGTTTTCGCGCACGGCGCGAGATAAATACGTTGCTGATATTTTACGCCCTGGCTGAAGGTCTCTCCAGCCGTTAATGGCGCAAACGGGGATAAGTGACCGTTATCACACTAAAAAATGATCTAACGCAAAAATCACCCTTTATGGTGAGTGCCGGTGGTCGCATTTTTGCCACCTGGATCTCGTTTCAAAAAACATCTTTGAAAAACTTCAGAAACAAACTTGCAACATCCCATCTGGTCCGACCTATACTCTCGCCACTGGTCTGATTTCTAAGTGTTACCACAGACCCTACACTTCGCGCTCCTGTTACTCTATGTAACATATATTGCATAAAAATAACTCAATGAGGTTATGGTCATGAGCCAGAAAACCCTGTTCAAAAAGACTGCGCTGGCAGTCGCAGTGGCAATCGTATCAACGTCCGCCTGGTCCGCGGGCTTCCAGCTTAACGAATTTTCTTCCTCTGGCCTTGGCCGTGCATATTCCGGGGAAGGCGCTATTGCCGATGACGCAGGCAACGTGAGCCGTAACCCGGCGCTGATCACTATGTTTGATCGCCCTACCTTCTCTATGGGTGCCGTTTATATCGACCCGGATGTGAACGTTACCGGAAAATCCAATTTAACCGGACAGAGTGCTAACCAGGACAACATCGCGCCAGTGGCGTGGGTGCCTAACATGCACTTTGTTATGCCAATCAACGACCAGTTCGGTTGGGGTGCGTCTGTGACCTCCAACTACGGTCTGGCAACAGAATTTAACGACAACTACGCGGCCGGTATTTACGGCGGCAAAACTGACCTGCAGACCATCAACCTGAACCTGAGCGGCGCGTATCGTCTCGACAGTAACTGGAGCTTCGGTGTGGGCTTCGATGCGGTCTACGCGAAAGCGAAAATCGAGCGCTATGCGGGTTCACTCGGCCCACTGCTGGCGGGTCAGCTGCAAGGTATGGTGCCTCCCTCCATGCTGGATGGTATCAACTCTCCGGACGATCAGATCGCGTACCTGAAAGGCGACGAGTGGGGCTTCGGCTGGAACGCCGGTATCCTGTATGAACTGGACAAAAACAACCGCTGGGGCTTTACCTACCGTTCAGAAGTGAAAATTGACTTCGACGGCGACTATAAAAGCTCCATTGACCCGAACCTGAGCAACATCTTTGCCAGCATGGGTCTGACCGGTCTGCCAGCAGGCACCGGCGGCAGAACGCAGAACGGCGCGCTGACGCTGAACCTGCCTGAGATGTGGGAAGTGTCTGGTTATAACCGCGTTGCGCCACAGTGGGCTATCCACTACAGCCTGACTTACACCAGCTGGAGCCAGTTCCAGGAGCTGAAAGCGACCGGCAACGACGGCCAGACGCTGTTCTATAAAGATGAAAGCTTCAAAGATGCTTATCGTATCGCGCTGGGTACCACCTACTACTACGACAAGAACTGGACCTTCCGTACCGGTATCGCGTTCGATGACAGCCCGGTTCCGGCTGACAAACGCTCCATTTCTATTCCGGATCAGGACCGTCTGTGGCTGAGCGCCGGTATGACTTATGCGTTTAACGACGATGCGTCTGTCGACGTGGGTGCATCTTACATGCACGGCCAGAACGTCAGCTTCACCGAAGGCGAAGGCCCTGCGGCGTACACCTTCAAATCTGAAGGTAAAGCCTGGCTGTTCGGTACTAACTTCAACTACGCGTTCTAATCGCGTCGTCATTAAAAAAGGTGAGCATTTGCTCACCTTTTTCTTTTATTCTTTATCTATCTCAGAAAGCTCATTCTCGATAGCTTTGGCGTTCGGATTGTCTTCCGGTTTCAGCTTGCCGCCGTTGGCGATGAAGTCATGATTCTGGAAGTAAGCTTCGCGGACCATAATGTACGGGTCGGAAGACTGACGCAGCAGGCCGTCTGAATCCAGCAGCTGAGCACGCGTCTCAATCCCTTCGACGGTCCATTTACCGATCGACAGCGGCCAGGTCAGCCACGACAGCACCGGATAAAGGGTATCGACCATGTCACCCCCGTCATCACGGACGGTAAAGCTGCCGTAGAATGGCAGATGCATATACGGGCCATAACCCACGCCATAATTACCCAGCGTACTACCGAAGCGGTGCGGCTGTTCACGCTGCAACTTCGGATTCGCCATTCCCGCCACGTCGATAAAGCCACCCATCCCTAACAGGCTGTTCAGGAAGAAGCGGGTGAAATGCACCATCCCCTGATACGGGTCGCCCTGCAGGAAGAAGTTCACCATGACGGCAGGCTCTTCCAGGTTACTGGTGAAGTTGCTCAGACCATTGCGAGCAGGTTGCGGAACGTAATCACGCCATGCCACAGCTACCGGGCGGACCACGTACGGGTCCAGCACGTTGTAGTTAAAGCTATACATGGATCGGTTGAATCCTTCTAAAGGATCGGAGCGCCCCGTTTGCTCGCCCGAGCTGGCACAGCCCACGAGCAGCGTGGTGCCCAGCGCAAGCGCCGACAGCCGAAGTTTCATATATTTCTCCCTGTTAGTATGGCTATCGTTGACTGCCATCCGTTACGAAGCGCCTGACGCTCCGCTGATTATCGTGCAAGTGATTGTAACAGCACGTTTCTGGATGTCCACGCACACAATGACGGGCAGTCATCTGCCATCACTCTGATCTCAGCATAGCCTGGCTTTACCTTTCTTTTCGTCGGTAATTTTATCTTGTGTCTGAATGTGATGTATCACGTTTATTGCCATTCCAGGGAAAATAAGAGCATCCCCACGGGCAATGTCCGGAAAACCGCTACGATTACTGTTATGACAACGCAGCGAGACGTGCCCGATGGACGAACTACACGCAGAAAAAATTGATAAACACACCGATGAACTGGAAGTGGAAAGCGATGAGAAACAGCACGGAGGCAAAATAGAAGTCGACGAAGACCGTCTCCCCTCCCGGGCGATGGCGATCCACGAATACATCCGCCAGGACGGCGAAAAAGAGCTCGAGCGCGATGCGATGGCCCTGCTCTGGTCAGCCATTGCCGCCGGGCTGTCGATGGGGGCCTCACTGCTGGCGAAAGGGATTTTTCACGTCCAGCTGGAAGGCGTGCCTGGCGGATTTCTGATTGAGAACCTGGGCTACACCTTTGGCTTCGTGATCGTCATTATGGCGCGCCAGCAGCTGTTTACGGAAAACACCGTGACGGCGGTGCTGCCCGTCATGCAAACCCCGACCTGGGGCAATTTCGGGCTGCTGATGCGCCTGTGGAGCGTGGTGCTGCTGGGGAACCTCATCGGCACGGGCGTCGCCGCCTGGGCGTTCGAATACATGCCGATCTTTGATGAGCCGACCCGCGATGCGTTCGTCAAAATCGGGATGGACATCATGAAGAACACCCCGCTGGAGATGTTCTCTAACGCCATTATCTCTGGCTGGATCATAGCCACTATGGTGTGGATGTTCCCCTCTGCCGGTGCGGCCAAAATCGTGGTGATTATCCTGATGACCTGGCTAATTGCGCTGGCTGACACCACCCATATCGTCGTCGGCACCGTGGAAGTACTCTACCTGGTGTTTAACGGCACCCAGCACTGGAGTGATTTCTTCTGGCCGTTCGCCCTGCCGACGCTGGCGGGGAATATCTGCGGCGGGACCTTTATCTTCGCCCTGCTGAGCCATGCGCAAATCCGCAACGATATGTCGAACAAGCGCAAGGCCGAGCTGAAGGAAAAGGAAAAAGCCCGACAAAACAAGGACGAAGATCCAGAAAAAACGCGCTAAATGGCGACTCTTTAAGCAGTCAGGCGGCATCGAGCTTAACGCCCTGTGTAAATGAGGCTATACTCGTGCCGCTTCGTCCCCTTAGTTAAATGGATATAACGAGCCCCTCCTAAGGGCTAGTTGCAGGTTCGATTCCTGCAGGGGACACTTTCAGCGAATTGTTAACCCCATCGAAACACCCACAATCATCTTTTTAATCCCCAAGAAAACCCGGATAGTGGACCTTTTCGCTGCGGACAATTTTCCCGAGAAAACAAGTCATAGCACAGAGTGTATAAGGGTGCTAATCTACGCAGCCCGCCTTGTCCCGGCAGTGGACAGGCAGCGCCGTAAAGTTGGGTAAGGCCTGAAACCATCGCCCTGAACGACGGTCTAAATCAGCACGTAGTATCGCAACCTTTGCGCTACCTTCTCTGGCTTTATATAGGTCCACAATTTTGTCTCAATGCAAATTCGAACGTGCATTTCTCCACCCACGTTACTGGCTCACCTGGTTTGGCCTTGGCCTGCTCTGGTTGCTCGTTCAATTGCCTTATCCCGCAATACAAGTACTGGGTTCAAGTTTAGGCAGCGCTTCCCGTCTCTTTTTGAAACGCCGTGAATCCATTGCCCGCCGAAATCTGGAACTGTGCTTCCCTCATTACAGCGACGAGCAGCGCGACAAGCTGATCGCCGAGAATTTCAAATCCATTGGCATGGCGCTGCTGGAAACCGGTATGGCCTGGTTCTGGCCGGACGAGCGCGTACGCAAATGGTTCGACGTCGAAGGCCTGGAAAACCTCCAGCAGGTACAAGCGCAGAATCGCGGCGTGATGGTCATCGGCGTGCATTTTATGTCGCTGGAGCTGGGCGGGCGCGTAATGGGCCTGTGTCAGCCGATGATGGCAACCTATCGCCCGCACAATAATTTGCTGATGGAATGGGTGCAGACGCGCGGACGTATGCGCTCGAACAAAGCGATGATCAGCCGTAACAACCTGCGCGGTCTGGTCAACGCTTTGAAAAAAGGCGAAGCGGTGTGGTTCGCGCCCGATCAGGATTACGGACGTAAAGGCAGCAGTTTTGCCCCCTTCTTCGCGGTCAGGGATGTCGCCACCACTAACGGCACCTTTGTGATTTCACGCCTGTCCGGTGCGCCCATGCTGACCGTCACGATGGTCAGAAAAGCCGATAAGTCGGGCTATCGTCTGTTTATCTCACCAGAACTGCATAATTACCCACAGGACGAGCGCGAAGCCGCGACTTACATCAACAAAGTGATTGAGAGCGAAATCATGCGCGCGCCGGAACAGTATCTGTGGGTGCATCGTCGCTTTAAGACCCGCCCGGTCGGCGAGTCGTCTCTCTATATTTAGTTCTTTTATCAGGTTAGTTTCGCCAGGAAACTAACCTTTTCAATCACCTGTAATCACCCGCCGTTACTGTCCATTTACCCCTTCGCTCAACGCAATTTATTCCGCTGTGAAATTAAACTGTCTCCGTTCCACGACACTCGTAAGTTACGGAAATGATACAAAAAAATGCCTCTTGTCACCCCCCAAATTTAGGCGTACATTAGCGCCGTCTGGCAATGGGAACGCACAGAATTCTGAGCTGGAGTCAGCGAGCTCGCGGGATAATTCTTATTTCCGCCTGGGTCTGATTTCAACTCTCTATACTCAGTTGGACTCTGTTTTTTAAGGCGTATCTTTGATACGCGGAGCGATGAACGTGAAATATTTCTTTATGGGCATTTCGGTGATTGTATTAGTCTGGGCCGGAACCTTTGCCCTGATGATCTGAGCGAAGAAAATACAGTTAAAAAAACAGGAGCCAATCGGCTCCTGTTTTTTTATGCATATCCTGCTTATTCCGATTTTCTCTCGACCGGCAACAGCCCGTCGGCGCGGAACATACTTTTGATGCCTCTCACCGCCTGACGAATTCGGTCGCTGTTTTCGATCAACGCAAAGCGAACGTGGGTATCGCCGTAATCACCGAAACCAATGCCCGGTGAGACGCAAACCTTCGCATCCTGCAGCAGCTTTTTGGCAAACTCCAGCGAGCCCATCGCGGCGTAGTGTTCAGGGATTTTGGCCCAGACGTACATCGAGGCTTTCGGCATTTCGACCATCCAGCCCGCTTCGTGCAGGCCTTTCACCAGCACATCACGGCGGCGTTTATACTGCGCGGCGATGTCGTGCACGCACTGCTGATCGCCTTCCAGCGCGGCAATCGCCGCGACCTGCAGCGGCGTAAAGGTGCCGTAGTCGTGATAGCTCTTGATGCGCGCCAGCGCGTTGACCAGCGTTTTATTGCCAACCATAAAGCCGATACGCCAGCCCGCCATGTTGTAGCTTTTGGACAAGGTAAAGAATTCAACGGCCACGTCACGCGCGCCCGGTACCTGCATAATCGACGGCGCTTTCCAGCCGTCGTACACGATATCGGCATACGCCAGATCGTGAACTACCAGCACGTCGTAGCGCTTCGCCAGCGCGACCACCTTCTCGAAGAACTCCAGCTCGACGCACTGCGCCGTAGGGTTCGACGGGAATCCGAGGATCATCATTTTCGGTTTCGGGTAGCTTTCACGAATGGCGCGTTCCAGCTCGTTGAAGAAGTCCACTCCCTCCACCAGCGGGACGGAGCGAACCTGCGCCCCGGCAATCACCGCGCCATAAATATGGATCGGGTAGCTCGGGTTCGGCACCAGCACCGTATCGCCGTGATCGAGCGTCGCCAGCATCAGGTGCGCCAGCCCCTCTTTCGAACCGATGGTGACGATGGCTTCGCT
It includes:
- a CDS encoding formate/nitrite transporter family protein, whose product is MDELHAEKIDKHTDELEVESDEKQHGGKIEVDEDRLPSRAMAIHEYIRQDGEKELERDAMALLWSAIAAGLSMGASLLAKGIFHVQLEGVPGGFLIENLGYTFGFVIVIMARQQLFTENTVTAVLPVMQTPTWGNFGLLMRLWSVVLLGNLIGTGVAAWAFEYMPIFDEPTRDAFVKIGMDIMKNTPLEMFSNAIISGWIIATMVWMFPSAGAAKIVVIILMTWLIALADTTHIVVGTVEVLYLVFNGTQHWSDFFWPFALPTLAGNICGGTFIFALLSHAQIRNDMSNKRKAELKEKEKARQNKDEDPEKTR
- the lpxP gene encoding kdo(2)-lipid IV(A) palmitoleoyltransferase; the protein is MLSQCKFERAFLHPRYWLTWFGLGLLWLLVQLPYPAIQVLGSSLGSASRLFLKRRESIARRNLELCFPHYSDEQRDKLIAENFKSIGMALLETGMAWFWPDERVRKWFDVEGLENLQQVQAQNRGVMVIGVHFMSLELGGRVMGLCQPMMATYRPHNNLLMEWVQTRGRMRSNKAMISRNNLRGLVNALKKGEAVWFAPDQDYGRKGSSFAPFFAVRDVATTNGTFVISRLSGAPMLTVTMVRKADKSGYRLFISPELHNYPQDEREAATYINKVIESEIMRAPEQYLWVHRRFKTRPVGESSLYI
- the ypdK gene encoding membrane protein YpdK gives rise to the protein MKYFFMGISVIVLVWAGTFALMI
- the alaC gene encoding alanine transaminase; translated protein: MAESSPERRFTRIDRLPPYVFNITAELKMAARRRGEDIIDFSMGNPDGPTPPHIVEKLCTVAQRPDTHGYSTSRGIPRLRRAISRWYQDRYNVEIDPESEAIVTIGSKEGLAHLMLATLDHGDTVLVPNPSYPIHIYGAVIAGAQVRSVPLVEGVDFFNELERAIRESYPKPKMMILGFPSNPTAQCVELEFFEKVVALAKRYDVLVVHDLAYADIVYDGWKAPSIMQVPGARDVAVEFFTLSKSYNMAGWRIGFMVGNKTLVNALARIKSYHDYGTFTPLQVAAIAALEGDQQCVHDIAAQYKRRRDVLVKGLHEAGWMVEMPKASMYVWAKIPEHYAAMGSLEFAKKLLQDAKVCVSPGIGFGDYGDTHVRFALIENSDRIRQAVRGIKSMFRADGLLPVERKSE